Proteins from a single region of Verrucomicrobiia bacterium:
- a CDS encoding DUF4956 domain-containing protein: MLETFLRGDYAAQPMDLPVMILALCLAFLGGHVIAWTYMATHSGLSYSRTFVNAMIVLPMIVTSVMMVLSNNLVTAFGLMAVFAIVRFRNILRDTLDTTYILAGIVVGMACGTHRFPAAVITCVMVSVVLLYLSLTMFGARHRYDIIVNLHWARSLKELPELKRLLDRHSRVTHCASQRTSEGYEGADLSYRLLLRNPEREQDLLTELKAMEGVSRVTSMKAEDESEI; the protein is encoded by the coding sequence ATGCTAGAGACGTTTTTACGCGGTGATTACGCCGCGCAGCCAATGGATTTGCCAGTGATGATACTGGCGCTGTGTCTGGCCTTTCTGGGCGGTCATGTCATCGCGTGGACGTATATGGCCACGCACTCGGGGCTTTCCTATTCCCGGACGTTCGTCAACGCCATGATCGTGCTGCCGATGATCGTCACGTCGGTGATGATGGTCCTGTCCAACAACCTGGTGACGGCGTTTGGGTTGATGGCGGTATTTGCCATCGTGCGATTCCGCAACATTCTGCGGGATACTCTTGATACCACTTACATTCTGGCCGGGATTGTGGTGGGGATGGCGTGCGGCACCCATCGTTTTCCGGCGGCGGTCATCACGTGTGTGATGGTGTCAGTGGTCTTGTTGTATTTGAGCCTGACCATGTTTGGCGCGCGGCACCGCTACGACATCATCGTCAACCTGCATTGGGCGCGGTCTTTGAAGGAGCTGCCGGAGTTGAAGCGCCTGTTGGACCGGCACAGCCGGGTGACTCACTGCGCCAGCCAGCGGACCAGTGAAGGCTATGAGGGCGCCGATTTAAGTTATCGCCTGTTGCTGCGGAATCCCGAACGGGAACAGGACCTTCTGACCGAATTGAAGGCCATGGAGGGGGTTTCCCGGGTGACGAGCATGAAGGCTGAAGACGAGTCTGAAATCTAG
- the galE gene encoding UDP-glucose 4-epimerase GalE, producing the protein MNVLVTGGAGYIGSVCVEQLLNAGHRVTVFDNLSEGHRGAVDERAALVVGDLVDREAIMELVTRARPEAILHFAANALVGESMANPSKYFRNNVAAGLNLLDAAVAGGVRKFIFSSTCATYGVPERLPMTEDLPQRPVNPYGESKLMFEKILQWYQQIHGLEFAAFRYFNAAGASERFGEHHRIETHLIPNVLKVALGQRDCCEIYGTDYPTPDGTCIRDYIHVIDLAEAHILALQPGKAGFFNLGNGDGYSVRQVIQTCEQVTGRPIRAVEKPRRPGDPPRLVAAAEKARRELGWSPKYPHLEQIVRSAWSWHQRHPHGYAE; encoded by the coding sequence ATGAATGTTTTGGTGACAGGTGGCGCGGGTTACATCGGCAGTGTGTGTGTGGAGCAACTGCTCAACGCGGGGCATCGGGTGACGGTTTTTGACAATCTCTCTGAAGGCCATCGCGGCGCGGTGGATGAACGGGCGGCCCTGGTGGTGGGGGATTTGGTGGATCGCGAGGCCATCATGGAGCTCGTGACCCGGGCGCGGCCGGAGGCCATCCTTCATTTTGCCGCCAATGCGCTAGTGGGGGAGTCCATGGCCAATCCCTCCAAATATTTCCGCAACAACGTGGCCGCCGGGCTTAATCTTCTGGATGCGGCCGTGGCCGGGGGGGTCCGGAAGTTCATTTTCAGCTCCACTTGCGCCACCTATGGCGTGCCGGAGCGTCTGCCGATGACCGAGGATTTGCCGCAACGCCCGGTAAATCCTTACGGCGAGAGCAAGCTGATGTTTGAGAAGATATTACAATGGTATCAGCAAATCCACGGGCTGGAGTTTGCGGCTTTTCGGTATTTTAACGCGGCGGGGGCCAGCGAGCGGTTTGGGGAGCATCATCGCATTGAGACCCACCTGATCCCCAATGTTTTGAAAGTGGCGCTGGGCCAGCGGGATTGTTGCGAGATTTACGGCACCGATTACCCCACTCCCGACGGCACCTGCATCCGGGATTACATCCATGTGATTGACTTGGCCGAGGCCCATATACTGGCCCTGCAACCCGGCAAGGCTGGTTTCTTCAATTTAGGCAACGGGGATGGTTATTCCGTCCGGCAGGTTATTCAGACTTGCGAGCAGGTGACGGGCAGGCCCATTCGGGCGGTGGAAAAGCCGCGCCGCCCGGGGGATCCACCGCGGCTGGTGGCGGCAGCCGAGAAAGCCCGACGGGAGCTGGGGTGGTCACCCAAATACCCGCATTTGGAACAAATTGTGCGCTCGGCGTGGAGTTGGCACCAACGGCACCCCCACGGCTACGCGGAGTAA
- a CDS encoding class I SAM-dependent methyltransferase, with translation MNSMTPFAQASSRLAMPRRDFLLHAATLTTATSLLGLAPGTAAANAPSSTAQRAQHEKILAQLEAEDESMFLVNRAETAVAHFLAHLRGAREILEIGTAHGYWTYWLALAAQARGGRVTTIEIVPERRARALQHLQALGVSHRVTSLEGDAHTLVTTLKKSYDFIFLNADKSGYLDYWRKLYPSKLKPGGLVLAYNYSARLEPMKDFVEAVQATPKVVTAIFHAVPDDVFFAAVDLR, from the coding sequence ATGAATAGCATGACGCCCTTTGCCCAAGCCTCGTCCCGCCTGGCCATGCCCCGCCGCGATTTTCTGCTTCACGCGGCGACGCTGACGACGGCCACCAGTTTGCTGGGTCTGGCGCCCGGCACTGCAGCCGCAAATGCTCCCTCCTCCACGGCGCAACGCGCCCAACACGAAAAGATCCTCGCCCAACTTGAGGCCGAGGATGAAAGCATGTTTCTGGTGAATCGCGCAGAAACCGCCGTCGCCCATTTCTTGGCGCATCTTCGCGGGGCACGCGAAATTTTGGAAATTGGCACCGCCCATGGTTACTGGACCTACTGGCTGGCGCTGGCCGCGCAGGCCCGCGGCGGACGGGTGACCACCATCGAAATTGTGCCCGAACGCCGCGCCCGGGCGCTCCAACACCTGCAGGCCTTGGGCGTCTCGCACCGGGTCACCAGTCTGGAGGGTGATGCCCACACCCTCGTGACCACGTTGAAAAAGTCCTACGACTTCATATTTTTGAATGCCGACAAATCCGGTTACCTGGACTACTGGCGCAAACTGTATCCGAGCAAACTGAAGCCCGGTGGTCTGGTGCTCGCCTATAACTACAGCGCACGGCTGGAGCCAATGAAAGATTTCGTGGAAGCCGTCCAGGCCACCCCCAAGGTGGTCACCGCCATCTTTCATGCCGTGCCGGACGATGTCTTTTTTGCGGCGGTGGACTTGCGCTAA
- a CDS encoding class I SAM-dependent methyltransferase, which produces MRPEHLELLACPECRGDLSLLPGAVVVEGRVESGQLECASCRLQYPIRRFIPRFVPSENYAAGFGFEWLKHARTQYDSYTGVPVSEKRFFEETRWPRDLQGERILEVGCGSGRFTEQAARTGAMVVAIDYSVAVEACYASNGRLPNVLIAQGDIYRLPVRWDFFDKLFCFGVLQHTPNPAQAFLALPRHLKPGGRLAVDVYKRKDTLRGHLGKLFGTKYFVRPLTRRMAPERLYRWVNAYVRAMWPVARLIHQIPWIGRWLNWRLLIADYRGVYPLKEEHLLEWAILDTFDMLSPRYDYPQTLETFRDWFVQAGLVEVEVHYGHNGIEGRGRRPLLTAAKTESPGRER; this is translated from the coding sequence GGAGTGTGCCTCTTGCCGGCTTCAGTATCCGATCCGGCGCTTCATTCCGCGGTTTGTGCCCTCGGAAAATTACGCTGCCGGCTTTGGTTTTGAATGGCTGAAACATGCCCGCACACAGTACGACAGCTACACCGGCGTGCCGGTGAGTGAAAAGCGGTTTTTCGAGGAAACCCGCTGGCCGCGGGATTTGCAGGGCGAGCGGATTTTGGAGGTGGGCTGCGGCTCCGGCCGTTTTACCGAGCAGGCCGCCCGCACCGGGGCCATGGTGGTTGCGATTGACTACAGTGTGGCGGTGGAGGCTTGTTATGCCTCCAATGGGCGGCTGCCCAACGTGCTCATTGCCCAGGGCGACATCTATCGCCTGCCGGTGCGTTGGGATTTTTTTGACAAACTGTTCTGTTTTGGCGTGTTGCAACACACGCCCAATCCGGCACAGGCCTTTTTGGCGTTGCCGCGGCACCTCAAACCCGGCGGCCGGCTGGCGGTGGATGTTTACAAACGCAAGGACACCCTGCGCGGTCATCTTGGCAAACTTTTTGGCACCAAATATTTTGTGCGGCCACTTACCCGCCGGATGGCCCCGGAGCGGCTTTATCGCTGGGTAAATGCCTACGTGCGCGCCATGTGGCCGGTGGCGCGCCTCATTCACCAGATTCCCTGGATTGGCCGCTGGCTGAACTGGCGGTTGCTCATTGCGGACTATCGCGGCGTTTATCCGTTGAAGGAGGAGCACCTGTTGGAATGGGCCATTTTGGACACCTTTGACATGCTCTCACCGCGCTACGACTACCCGCAAACCTTGGAGACGTTCCGGGATTGGTTTGTGCAGGCGGGGCTGGTGGAGGTGGAAGTGCACTACGGCCACAATGGCATCGAAGGCCGGGGCCGGCGGCCGCTCTTAACTGCCGCGAAAACTGAATCACCCGGGCGGGAGCGTTGA